GGCAAGTCTCTTCAAAGCTCTCACtaatcctctgtctctgtctgccatAATCTAtagctgtgtttgtgtgtgagcatgtgcacagtTCCTGAGCATTTTAGAAAGGAAGAGACCCCACTCCATACGTGTAGGGACATATGCGTGCACACATCCACATGAAAATATAAGTGTAATAAAATTCTGAAAATCAGTAGAGACTGCGGGGGTTAGCCATGGGGGATAATCCTGTGACTTCAGCAAAAGCAGGAGGTGTGGCAGAGACAAACAAGTTGCAAAGGAATCTGTCCCACGGACTAGGGAAATCACGGACGTGACTATCAGGTCCAGGGGCCCAGGGGCTACGCGTTGCCTGGCAGCATCCCACTTCCTTCTCCCATGACCCGAGAATGAATAGACCTGTCAAGGAATAAGGTCATTGGAGCTCAGCTGGGACCTGTCTTAGCCCACATACTGACTAGCCTCAGAACACTCCTGCCTCTCGTTCAAAACACTCCTTCACCCAGGATTTCAGATGCTTTGGACCCACCCACCTAATGAGTATTTAGCCTACAGTGTTTACAGGCTGCCGAAGAAACACAAACCATGATATCGCTAAGAAACTCCTAAGATTATGGAGTAGGGATGAGCTAGTCTGAGAAGAGAGCCCAGGAGGAGTGCTCACGTACAGCTGGAAAACAATGGCCAGGGGCATCTTCAATAAACAatgcctttatttctttcctaCAAGAAGTGATGAACAGGCCCAAAAGATGCTCTGGACAGGGTTTATGCTTCATGAGGAAGCAGCAATGGACAGAGTTGCTTTCAACTGTGGGAAGATGAGGACACCCCAGAGAGGGGTTCTCAGGTCAGTATGCTGCTGGAGAGTATTAAGGCAAGACACAGGAGAAGGTTGAAGCGCCCCAGACGCACAGCTCTCGCAATTTCCTCTTCCTCGATTGTCGTATCAGTTAACAAGTCCCTCTCCATATTAGTGGGTCCTCCTTCATTGCAATGCACCCCCCCACAGCACAGGACAAAGTAGAAGCTCTTGACATCTTTAAGCAGCCTTGGCAAAGGTGGAGGCACATGCTCTTTATACACAAACGAGCAGTCAACTGTGCAGTCCTTGTAGACGAAGAGATTCCGAAGGCTCACACCTATGAAGGAAGCCATCAGGAGAATTACCACAGTTGCATGGTAAACCCACAACCTCAGTCAACCACACAACATCTTCCATTCAAGACTTTGTCAAGAACGCCTGACACAAACATGCTAGTGAGCAAGACGGCCCAACCTCTCGCTACCAACATCTacaatttcctttctttctatgcATGCTACTGTCTTCACATCAGTCACTGTCCCTCCCCCACTTGACTTCTTAGTCTCAGGACACACAGATAGATATGCCAATGAAATATCTTGTTCAGTCTGGGCTCTGCTGATACCCTAAGTGTTCCCCAGGTCTGGAATGAAACAGTGACCAGAAGCTATGCTCTCTGAGACTGCAGAGAGGTTTCACAGGAGTGTCCATATTCACGAATCCAGAGTGACCTCGTTCCCAACTCTGGCTTCCCAAACTTTGGCAACTATGTACAAAGCATGGGGTGGGGCCCGGATGACTGACATGCTTTCCCCTGCAGATTAAAGGGCCAGTCCCATGAATGGCTCCATAGAGAACAAGACTGCCATCTCCAGTAGCTTCAGCCTATTGTAGTGATCTGACATGAGACCACTGACCACACCCTGCTGGGAACCCGGAGCTGAAGGCTTTGaggtcctgctgctgctgctgctcctgctgctgctgctgctgctgctgctgctgctgctgctgctgctgctgctgctgcttgttcCCCTTGCACTCTGCAGCCATGATGTAGTTCCTCTGCTATGGAACTCACCACAACTACTTTACCATTCCCAGCTGTGAGTCTCGTCTGCTGCCAGACATCAGAAGGGCCTTGTGATCATAAACCAAACAGCCGCCTCCCACACACAAACTCGGTGGTTATCAACAGTTGAGTTGGACTTCTGCTGTCAGGGCTCTCTACGCACTTTGATAAATCCTCTCATGGCAAACCACCCAACTCCTGATGTTTCCTTGTCCCAGGTGGCTCCTTGTCTACTGGGCTGCCTAGAAAGGCTCTTTCCTGTTGGTGAGCTGGCAGTTGCTTCCCACACAACGATTCACAGTGCAATCCAGTCCCTTGCCTACCCCTAGAAACAAACCACCCTTGGACAAATCAGCAACGTGTTACCGAGGGCTACTTCCTCCTGGACACAGGCACAAGCACAAAGACTGTTGCTATCTATCTGCTCCTTTCCAGACAAAGTTCTTCCATCCTCGATCTAGAGCCATAATGAGTTTAGACTCTGTGTTGTGCACCTAGACAACACAGGCAGGGGTCATTCAAAATGGGAATGTCAGAACTTCCCGTCTAATCCTGCATAGAAATACTGCCACTTTCCTGGGCATTCCCCAGCCCAATGACTATTTTCATCAAATGTGACTTGGTGCACATGTACTGACAGCAGGTACATGTTGCAACCTCTCCTGACACCTCCACAGAAGATCACTGCTCACTTAACTGATATTTGTTTTGCCTCTGTGTGTAGCCCAATCCAGTTCTATCTTTGCCATCTCAGAAGGCAGGACTCCACTTGAGGAACTGAGGCACCTCAGTGCTTGAACCTGGCTACCTGCcatgtatggtggtttgaatagaatggcctcatagactcatatgtttgattATTTGGTTTCCCCCAACATCCCCACTGCCcctggtagaactgtttgggaagcattagaaggtgtggcttcaTTGACATAGGTGTGTCACTTGGGGACAGGCTTTCAGATTTCAGAAGCCTCGCACCTTTACAGGTTCGCTCTGTCTCCTGCTTGCCAATCtaggtgtgagctctcagctgttcctgccaccatgccgcCCCTTCTCCATAacagactctaaccctctgaaaacaTAAGCCCAATGAAATGCCTTATTTTAGAAGCTGTCCTGGCATGCTGTTTTATCAGGGCAATAGGAGAGTCACTAATACAGGGTGTGACTACACAAGTCCAGAAAACAACACACGTGTAAAGACTCACAAAAGCTGGACTAGAATGTCTGCCCACATGCATAGAGAGACCCTCAGGGACAGAGGCCTGGAAAAGGCCATGCTGCTCTCATCCCCTGATATCCAGGGCATGCTGACTGTCAGCCTACCACCAACTACAGGCTCTTGACACCATGAGCTACACTACCCAGGAGTGCTGAACCCAGTGCCTGTAAACAGGCTCTCAGTTCCAGGAGCTGCCAGAAGAGTGGTGGACCTGGCTCCAGAGAGAACAGACTGCCCCTGCCCCCATGACTGTAACAGACAGGCTTATTCACTCTAAATAAAAATAGACACTTAAGTACAAAATACAGATACTTACGTACGGCAATTGTCATACAGCGTCTTGTGGACAGTGGACACGTGAGGACGTTTGTACATGCGAAGGTGTTTACCACTGAGCAACGAGAGCATCTCTGACGAGGAATCCCTGAGGAAGGAGAAAACAGCTGTGGACTTTTACCCCAAGAAGCCTTTTCGCCATTATACTCCCACTCGCTCACCCGCATCCCCTCACAGCTGCTCTCCAGTGGAGTTCTCAACACAAGCCACACCCAAAGCCCCACAGAGCTCAGATCCTGGCATGGTCTAAGGCAGGGTTAGACCAGCTCCCTGGAAAGCAGCAGGCTCACCACAGACCTTTCCTTGTTCTGAAATGCCGGTCACATGTAAAACAGCTGAGCTCTTCAAAGAAGTCCATCCCTCTGCAGAATGGTGACCATCCAGGATATCACAATCCTCCAGGGCTCCTCTGGACTCTGCCTGCACCTGCTCTCCCTGCCCGGGCAGTGCTATGGCCAGGTGCTCCCTCAGGTCTCCTTGTCAGCAGCTCTCTGTGGGAGCCTTCAGTTCACTCAACCCTGTTCAATCTTGGAGGCCCAAGTTAACAAGACTCGAGCCACTTGGTTTCTGGTGAGCCCAATTCCAAACAAGCCTTCTTTATAGCCCTAGTCCACTCTACGTGGATTCTCCTTCCACCTGACACACTGGGAGTCTTAGCATCATACTTACATTGCCTAGCCTCGAGGGCATCGTCCAAGCCGCTCGTACTGTTGTCCAGCACACTGGTGTTGCTGACGGTGGTGTCCACCCATGGCAGTCCCAGGAGAATTAGCAAGACAAAGGGGAGCATCATTTCCAACAGATGGGTGAACCTGAAAGTGAAGAGAACCCTGCCCCCGTCAGCAAGGGTCAGGCTCCTTGCTCCAGGTCCATGTCCCCAGCATCAATGAGCTGAGGCGTCATCTCTGCCATgtagcctctgcctccacagccaGCCCACGTGCTCCTAGCACAGCAGCAGCTTCAGGTCCTTGCCTGGTCCTTCCTGCTCTGCTGCATACGTGCATCTTGCTTCCCATTTCTGAAACTGTCCTGATGGCTCTGCCAGCATCCCCCTTCTAGAactttcttcatcttcctcatccCCCAATCTAGACTCCTCCCGCTGACTCCCCTGAGTTTTCCTCACACAGCTATCCCACTGGCGTGCAGCTTGTCTCATATCTGCAACTCGGCTGCTTAGCTGGGATCTAATGTACTCTTCTAGAATGTTCCAAGCTAGGTACTCAAAACTCTGATAGCACCTCTCAGCTGCTATCAGCTGCCTCCACTGGGCTTGTCTATACTGACGGAAATGTTCTAGAAGGCCCTTCCTGAGAAGATGTACAACATGCTCCTTCTGGAGACCATCCTGAAGACTGTCCCCCATAAAGGGCCTTTCTCTGTCACTGCCCTCCTTCCTCCAGACTTCAAGCCCTGGAACACCATCCACCTCACTCACAACTCTGACCATCACTCTGAGTGATTTACCCAGGACTGACATTTCTCACCACGCATTCCTCCTGCAGGGCTCTGAATCTTGATTGCCACCCTTCTTGCCCTATCCCTCAGGGCCCCTATCTGGGTGCCTCTGCTCTAAGGCTGCCTTCTATTGGAGCTCTGCTCCTAGGCTCTGAGAATCTCTGACCATCTCTTAGTGCCCTTTCCTCATCCCTCTGAACACAGCGTTGCCCTTCTTTCAAGCTTCTCACCAATCTTTGGAACCACTCCTTCAGAACCCCAACCCTCTAGTgctactctctctgtctctgtctgtgtccctctgtctctctgtctctctgtcgctctctgtctttctgtctctctgtttctgtctctctgtctctgtctctctgtcactttctctctctgtctctctgtctctttctatctctatctctctctttctctctctctctctctggctctccctctccctctctaccctTGCCTTGGATTCTGACCCTCTCTTGGTGCCCCTCCTTTAACAGCTCAGTCCTCTTTGGCTCCTTCCCTCTTTGCTGGGACCCTCTCTCAGAGCCCTTCCTTCGGGGCTCTAAGCAGCTTCTGGGACCCTTCCTGAAGACTTCCCACTCTCTTGATACCATTCCCTTCAGATCAACTCTTCACCAGCTTCCCTCTAAGTATCTGACCTTTTGAGATTCTAGGGTTCTTGACTCTCTTCCCTCATCAACCTCTCTCTTTGTGACCCTCCTTCAGTGTTCTGAACCTTACATGGTGCCTTTCCAAGAGTCCCTCACCCTCTCTTGATGCCTTCCTCGTTTTTTTAAGGATATTGGTGCCTTCCTCTTAAAGCTCTCACACCCACCTTATGCCCTTCCCTCAGAGCCTCCATCCCTTCCCAAGgctccaa
This portion of the Apodemus sylvaticus chromosome 17, mApoSyl1.1, whole genome shotgun sequence genome encodes:
- the Gml gene encoding glycosyl-phosphatidylinositol-anchored molecule-like protein translates to MMLPFVLLILLGLPWVDTTVSNTSVLDNSTSGLDDALEARQWIPRQRCSRCSVVNTFACTNVLTCPLSTRRCMTIAVRVSLRNLFVYKDCTVDCSFVYKEHVPPPLPRLLKDVKSFYFVLCCGGVHCNEGGPTNMERDLLTDTTIEEEEIARAVRLGRFNLLLCLALILSSSILT